A single window of Rubripirellula lacrimiformis DNA harbors:
- a CDS encoding efflux RND transporter permease subunit, translated as MLDAIIKFSLRYRMLVVVVSLFLLVYGSFLATQMSIDVFPDLDRPRVVIITEAPGLATEEVETLVTQPIEIALMGANGVQAVRSQSTAGLNVIYIEFDWSTEIRAARQTVQERLSTLEGVLPDGIRPQMTPPSSIMGQIIVAGIYRQNGPSGGRLAQLGNTDMMAEMVIGENEKFQIIVWTPGDRHDFSTWKKVQPQEIQWDDDPNADPQTSQVPVGTAEIKINGKSHDGYFFSEAKQQLELRTVADWIIRPRLLKVTGVAEVFMLGGDRKQYQILIDPTALLEYDVTVQEVEQALRASNINTSGGFAVTGETERPIRILGRLGPESRVVIEDLKKVPVGNHPKRAVLLGQVARVTEGPQFKRGDGSVDGRPGIVFTTVKQPHVDTRDLSDAVAEAFVEVEASLPADIIVNSELFQLRNFIDRGIFNVAEALVIGAVLVIIVLFLFLLNFRTTFITLTAIPLSLVLTALTFRLMGWISGTELTINVMTLGGIAVAMGELVDDAIVDVENIFRRLKLNNLLPADEQKSSIVVTFEASKEIRSSIVFGTAVVILSFMPLFALSGVEGRLFTPLGFAYIVSILSSFVVSMTVTPVLSYYLLPNSRATQHEGDGFLLHGLKAMMTHLIRLSMALPRTLLILTWLAVALAAWQMSMLGRNFLPPFDEGSIQVNVTLPPGSSLDASNKVSGAIDSVFQSMQKTEENPDGEILHFVRRTGRAEMDEHASPVNFGEYILSMNPESPTEREEILARLREKISDEAPGVDIEVEQPLAHLISHMISGVYAQIAIKIHGDDLDVLQRVAEQVKGTIQDVPGITPPVVEPIQETAELHISLRADDLALHGLTREYVADVLQTALQGEVVSQVLEGQRRFDLLVRLEEEYRTDYANLDRLRIDLPDREGQPDRGQIELREVADVGVGTGPNSINRENARRRIVIRCNTEGRDLAGAVNDIKSRIGKQVKMPAGYFIEYGGQFESQQRATQLIIVLAGVSVIGMFIVLLVLFPSIRIVLQILNALPTAFIGGVMALVITQQSLTVASLVGFISLGGIAVRNGILLVTHYFHLMKEEGEEFTQEMVMRGSLERLAPVLMTALTAGIGLIPLVLGGQEPGREILYPVATVILGGLTTSTFCEFLIHPGLFWTFSGKDAARLAKLETEEDEFGMN; from the coding sequence ATGCTCGATGCAATCATCAAGTTTTCGCTCCGTTACCGCATGCTGGTCGTCGTTGTCAGCCTATTTCTGCTGGTCTACGGATCGTTCCTGGCTACTCAGATGTCGATCGACGTCTTTCCCGACCTCGACCGCCCTCGTGTTGTCATCATTACCGAAGCTCCCGGACTCGCGACCGAAGAGGTCGAGACGCTGGTGACGCAGCCGATCGAGATTGCGCTGATGGGTGCTAATGGCGTCCAGGCGGTTCGCAGTCAATCGACGGCGGGCTTGAACGTAATCTACATCGAGTTCGATTGGTCGACGGAAATTCGCGCTGCTCGTCAAACTGTCCAAGAAAGACTGTCCACGTTGGAGGGTGTCTTGCCGGATGGAATTCGTCCGCAGATGACGCCACCGTCTTCGATCATGGGGCAGATCATTGTCGCGGGAATTTACCGGCAAAACGGTCCCAGCGGCGGACGGCTCGCACAGCTCGGCAACACCGACATGATGGCCGAAATGGTCATTGGCGAAAACGAAAAGTTTCAGATCATTGTTTGGACGCCAGGCGATCGGCATGACTTTTCGACTTGGAAGAAAGTTCAGCCACAGGAAATTCAGTGGGATGATGATCCCAATGCGGATCCGCAGACTTCCCAAGTCCCCGTCGGAACTGCCGAGATCAAAATCAACGGCAAGTCACACGACGGATATTTCTTTAGCGAAGCCAAACAACAACTTGAACTGCGGACTGTCGCGGACTGGATCATTCGACCACGACTGTTGAAAGTCACCGGTGTCGCGGAAGTGTTCATGCTCGGCGGAGATCGCAAGCAGTACCAAATCCTGATTGATCCGACCGCGTTACTCGAATACGACGTCACGGTTCAAGAGGTTGAACAGGCGCTTCGAGCCAGCAACATCAACACGAGCGGCGGCTTTGCGGTCACCGGTGAGACCGAGCGACCAATTCGTATTCTTGGTCGCTTGGGACCGGAATCACGGGTCGTAATCGAAGACTTGAAGAAAGTCCCCGTCGGAAACCATCCCAAACGAGCTGTCTTATTGGGGCAAGTCGCTCGCGTCACCGAAGGGCCGCAATTCAAGCGTGGTGATGGAAGCGTCGACGGTCGGCCAGGAATCGTGTTCACGACGGTCAAGCAACCTCACGTTGATACACGCGATCTGAGTGATGCGGTCGCAGAGGCATTTGTCGAGGTCGAGGCATCATTACCCGCGGACATCATCGTCAACTCAGAACTGTTTCAGCTAAGAAACTTTATCGACCGAGGCATCTTCAATGTTGCTGAGGCACTCGTCATCGGTGCGGTGCTCGTCATCATCGTGCTGTTTCTGTTCCTGCTGAACTTTCGCACGACGTTCATTACGCTCACCGCGATCCCGCTTTCGCTCGTTCTGACAGCGCTTACATTCCGCTTGATGGGTTGGATCAGTGGTACAGAGCTGACCATCAACGTCATGACGCTAGGTGGAATCGCCGTTGCAATGGGCGAACTCGTCGACGACGCGATCGTTGATGTCGAAAACATCTTTCGTCGACTCAAGCTGAACAACCTGTTACCGGCCGACGAACAGAAGTCGTCAATCGTTGTTACTTTCGAGGCGAGTAAAGAGATTCGTAGCTCGATCGTGTTTGGAACCGCGGTCGTGATCCTTTCCTTCATGCCGCTGTTCGCACTGTCGGGTGTCGAAGGTCGGTTGTTCACGCCGCTGGGCTTCGCCTACATCGTGTCAATCTTGTCGTCCTTCGTCGTGTCGATGACCGTCACACCGGTACTTTCCTACTATCTTCTGCCAAATTCGCGTGCAACCCAACACGAGGGCGACGGGTTCTTATTGCATGGACTGAAAGCGATGATGACCCATCTGATCCGTCTCAGCATGGCGTTGCCGCGAACGCTGCTTATCTTGACCTGGCTCGCCGTTGCCTTGGCCGCATGGCAAATGTCGATGCTGGGTCGAAACTTTTTGCCGCCTTTCGATGAAGGCAGCATTCAAGTGAACGTGACCTTGCCTCCTGGATCGTCGTTGGATGCTTCTAACAAAGTTTCAGGGGCGATTGATTCCGTCTTTCAGTCGATGCAAAAGACAGAGGAAAATCCGGATGGCGAGATTTTGCACTTCGTTCGTCGAACCGGTCGAGCAGAAATGGACGAGCATGCGTCGCCGGTTAACTTCGGCGAATACATCCTCAGCATGAATCCCGAATCACCGACCGAGCGAGAAGAAATCCTCGCGAGACTCCGGGAGAAAATCAGCGACGAAGCACCCGGAGTAGACATTGAGGTCGAACAGCCTCTGGCGCACTTGATTAGTCATATGATCTCGGGCGTCTACGCTCAGATCGCGATCAAGATTCACGGCGACGACTTGGATGTTCTGCAGCGAGTTGCCGAACAGGTCAAAGGAACGATCCAGGACGTACCAGGAATCACGCCGCCGGTAGTTGAGCCGATTCAAGAGACAGCCGAATTGCACATTTCTCTTCGCGCTGACGACTTGGCGTTGCATGGACTGACTCGCGAATACGTCGCGGACGTTTTGCAAACAGCGTTGCAGGGTGAAGTCGTCTCGCAAGTCCTCGAAGGCCAACGTCGATTCGATTTGCTAGTGCGGCTGGAGGAGGAGTATCGCACCGATTACGCGAATCTGGATCGGCTACGCATCGACCTGCCTGACCGTGAGGGGCAACCCGATCGGGGACAGATCGAACTGCGCGAGGTCGCGGATGTGGGCGTCGGCACCGGTCCAAACTCCATCAATCGCGAGAACGCACGACGCCGGATTGTCATTCGCTGCAATACCGAAGGCCGCGACTTGGCTGGTGCCGTGAACGACATTAAGAGTCGTATTGGCAAGCAAGTCAAAATGCCGGCAGGCTACTTTATTGAATATGGAGGACAGTTCGAGAGCCAACAGCGTGCGACGCAACTGATCATCGTGCTCGCCGGTGTTTCGGTAATCGGAATGTTCATCGTGCTCTTGGTTTTGTTTCCGTCGATTCGGATCGTGCTGCAAATCCTGAATGCGCTCCCAACCGCGTTCATCGGTGGCGTAATGGCACTTGTCATCACGCAGCAAAGCCTCACCGTTGCAAGCCTTGTCGGTTTCATCTCCCTCGGCGGCATCGCGGTTCGCAACGGCATTCTGTTGGTCACTCACTACTTCCACCTGATGAAGGAGGAAGGCGAGGAATTTACGCAGGAGATGGTGATGCGAGGCAGTCTTGAGCGACTGGCACCGGTTTTGATGACGGCGTTAACCGCAGGCATCGGACTGATACCGCTTGTGCTGGGTGGTCAAGAACCGGGCCGTGAAATTCTGTATCCAGTTGCCACTGTCATCCTCGGCGGACTGACGACATCGACCTTCTGTGAATTCCTCATTCACCCTGGGCTCTTCTGGACGTTTTCTGGCAAGGACGCCGCTCGACTTGCAAAGCTTGAAACAGAGGAGGACGAGTTTGGAATGAATTAG
- a CDS encoding DUF3147 family protein yields MNDMVWMIVKALISAAVIVAVAEIAGRMPRLGALLLTLPIISILAFIMTWNKEHDMNSIAALARSTLVLVPLGLPFFAPFALSAKTGLSFWPSFAIGVLLASVTIGAWFRFGP; encoded by the coding sequence GTGAACGACATGGTTTGGATGATAGTCAAAGCGTTGATCTCGGCAGCCGTTATCGTGGCGGTTGCCGAGATCGCTGGACGGATGCCGAGACTTGGCGCGTTGTTGTTGACACTGCCGATCATCAGTATCCTGGCGTTCATTATGACGTGGAACAAGGAACACGACATGAACTCGATAGCGGCTCTGGCTCGCTCGACGCTCGTGCTTGTTCCACTCGGTCTACCGTTCTTCGCTCCGTTTGCCTTGTCAGCAAAAACAGGACTTTCGTTTTGGCCCAGCTTTGCAATCGGCGTCCTACTGGCGTCGGTAACCATAGGGGCCTGGTTCCGATTCGGTCCATAA
- a CDS encoding sterol desaturase family protein, which yields MNGLLVRLLVPMTAVGAAVYAQTQGWGLLNIVDWPMWLEVAIGILVLDLAIYGQHVLFHAVPWLWRLHMVHHADMDFDVTTGLRFHTFEILFSALIKLGVVIVLGPAAVVVVAFEVMLNATSMFNHSNVSIPLWLDRVLRFLVVTPDMHRVHHSIIRRETNSNFGFNLPWWDYLFRTYVAQPKDGHEHMLIGVKELRDEHQTERLPGMLQLPFRSNSKQKQ from the coding sequence TTGAATGGACTTCTGGTTCGGCTCTTGGTGCCGATGACGGCCGTGGGTGCTGCAGTTTATGCACAGACACAGGGCTGGGGATTGTTGAACATCGTGGATTGGCCAATGTGGCTTGAGGTTGCGATTGGTATTCTTGTCTTGGACCTCGCGATTTATGGTCAACATGTGTTGTTCCATGCGGTCCCTTGGCTTTGGCGATTGCACATGGTCCACCATGCCGACATGGATTTTGACGTGACGACGGGACTGCGGTTTCACACCTTTGAAATTCTTTTTTCTGCCTTGATCAAGTTGGGCGTCGTCATTGTGCTGGGACCAGCGGCTGTCGTGGTCGTTGCCTTTGAAGTGATGCTCAATGCGACGTCGATGTTCAATCACAGCAATGTCTCGATTCCGCTGTGGCTCGATCGTGTTTTGCGTTTTTTGGTTGTCACACCGGACATGCACCGTGTGCATCATTCGATCATCCGACGCGAAACGAACAGCAACTTCGGTTTTAATCTTCCCTGGTGGGACTATCTATTTCGGACCTATGTGGCGCAGCCAAAAGATGGCCACGAACACATGTTGATTGGAGTCAAGGAACTTCGCGACGAACACCAAACCGAACGCCTACCAGGAATGTTGCAATTGCCGTTTCGGTCAAACAGCAAACAGAAACAGTAG
- a CDS encoding TolC family protein: MITTQPTSNRTRQSRRRRLRAALSMTLTLGSAMSFTAGCQSVGNHVATSAHNPTMLQSSEANVASTPATAIVAAPVITVAYNDKSDDDKPVATEEDDSDKESAGSLRDIMALDSPEQSLSEVAVVPFSTGNEYYLSEQPAGLTLEAIESMALANNPTIAELVATTQKAAGFKCQVGLRANPVLGYSAVQLADQGTDQHSVFISQTIITGDKLALNRAVLNEALRAQLMQLEAQKYRIATDIRITFYDALAAQQRVNLIRDFQSVADKGVDIAEQLKEAQEGSQLEIVQAKVQKNEIDLALRQAQIRFDAAWREMAALAGNPDMMPVPLQGTLPNTETTLDWSIVASTMIASSPEVQSAQARINQARANLCRQQAQPIPNLDLQLASGYDNGTDNGMINFQVGAPIPVFNKNQGNISAARAEYVRASRELQRIENSIKARLAQVSRDYDSSLVAVEQYANDILPNAEDGLKLAELAYKAGETSFVQVLVSRRTYFDTNLQYIVSQQQLAQARARVDGFVLTGALDAVIDNSGDDSLRGLTLSQQ, from the coding sequence GTGATCACAACACAACCGACCAGCAATCGTACTCGTCAATCGCGGCGTCGGCGGTTGCGTGCGGCTTTGAGTATGACATTGACGCTGGGTTCAGCGATGAGTTTCACGGCGGGTTGCCAGAGTGTTGGCAATCACGTTGCGACATCAGCTCACAATCCCACAATGCTTCAATCGAGTGAAGCGAACGTCGCCTCGACACCGGCGACGGCCATCGTTGCGGCACCCGTGATCACGGTCGCGTACAACGACAAGTCGGATGACGACAAACCCGTTGCAACGGAAGAGGATGATTCCGATAAGGAGTCCGCCGGTTCCTTGCGAGACATCATGGCGCTGGATTCGCCCGAACAGTCGCTCAGCGAAGTCGCCGTTGTGCCATTTTCAACCGGCAATGAGTACTACCTCAGCGAACAGCCCGCCGGATTGACGCTCGAAGCGATCGAGTCGATGGCTTTGGCGAACAATCCGACCATCGCTGAATTGGTCGCGACAACGCAAAAAGCCGCGGGTTTCAAATGCCAAGTCGGGCTGCGTGCCAACCCTGTACTCGGCTACAGCGCTGTCCAACTCGCCGACCAAGGTACCGATCAGCACTCGGTGTTCATCTCACAAACAATCATTACCGGCGATAAATTGGCATTGAACCGCGCCGTGCTCAATGAAGCCTTGCGTGCTCAGCTCATGCAGCTCGAAGCCCAGAAGTATCGCATTGCGACTGACATTCGTATCACGTTCTACGATGCCTTGGCGGCACAGCAACGAGTGAATTTGATCCGCGATTTCCAATCGGTCGCTGACAAGGGAGTCGATATAGCCGAGCAACTCAAAGAGGCACAAGAAGGCTCGCAACTGGAAATCGTCCAAGCAAAGGTTCAAAAGAACGAGATTGACTTGGCCCTCCGGCAAGCCCAGATTCGTTTCGACGCCGCGTGGCGAGAGATGGCCGCCTTGGCTGGCAACCCTGACATGATGCCCGTGCCACTCCAAGGGACACTGCCTAACACGGAAACCACCTTGGACTGGTCGATCGTTGCGTCCACGATGATCGCATCCAGCCCCGAAGTACAGTCGGCGCAGGCACGAATCAATCAAGCCAGAGCCAATCTTTGCCGCCAACAGGCTCAGCCGATTCCGAACTTAGATTTGCAGCTCGCCTCGGGTTATGACAACGGAACGGACAACGGCATGATTAACTTTCAAGTCGGAGCACCGATCCCCGTCTTCAACAAAAACCAAGGCAACATCTCGGCCGCCCGCGCCGAGTACGTGCGTGCATCACGCGAACTCCAGCGGATCGAAAACTCGATCAAAGCACGCTTGGCCCAGGTTTCGCGAGACTACGATTCTTCATTAGTCGCCGTCGAGCAGTACGCCAACGACATCCTTCCCAACGCGGAAGACGGCTTAAAGCTCGCTGAGCTTGCCTACAAAGCCGGCGAAACGAGCTTCGTTCAAGTCCTGGTGTCCCGCCGAACCTACTTCGATACGAACCTGCAATACATCGTGTCGCAGCAGCAACTGGCTCAAGCCCGCGCACGAGTTGATGGCTTCGTCCTAACCGGTGCTTTGGATGCCGTGATCGACAACAGCGGCGACGATAGTTTGCGAGGATTGACGCTCAGCCAGCAATAG
- a CDS encoding efflux RND transporter periplasmic adaptor subunit, translating into MKIRMPKIPMKWVWLVATLIVVIVGGFTWQHWFPATKAWVDRTAVSFRNGGGESHEGEATGEADPHAGHDHAAHAGHDEATSLELSKQAIRNIGLSDETIRPIKLETFRRSITVPAVVVERPGRSRVQVATPMTGVITHVHAVQGEAVEPGSLLFQIRLTHEDLVNAQTDFVRTLGELDVENREIARLEQVTRSGAVAGKVLLERQYSRDKLNANLGAQREALRLHGLSDDQVNQIERERRLLRELQVFTPSVDSHGEAELRLTQRFVQASFVLEDKPQHTDSQHTGPLILQDLSVHKGQSVNAGETLCILTDYDELFIEGLAFEQDIRQLRGASQNGWKVDAIIEQPGSESRVIEGLEIAYLANQVDATTRTLNFYVRLPNEVAKDRRNDGNRYVEWRYVPGQRMQLRVPVQEMPEQIVVPVEAVASEGAETFVFQQNGSHFDRVPVHVKYRDQYSAVIDNDGSLFPGDVIAMRGAHQMQMALKNKSGGGVDPHAGHNH; encoded by the coding sequence ATGAAAATCCGTATGCCCAAAATCCCCATGAAGTGGGTTTGGTTAGTCGCCACGCTGATCGTTGTGATCGTCGGTGGTTTTACTTGGCAGCATTGGTTCCCGGCCACCAAGGCGTGGGTCGATCGAACCGCTGTTTCGTTCCGCAATGGCGGCGGCGAATCGCATGAAGGTGAAGCGACTGGTGAGGCTGATCCTCATGCCGGTCACGATCATGCAGCGCATGCTGGCCACGACGAGGCGACTTCGCTCGAATTGTCAAAGCAGGCGATCCGTAACATCGGCTTGTCCGACGAAACGATCCGCCCGATCAAGCTAGAAACCTTCCGCCGATCCATCACGGTGCCCGCCGTCGTCGTTGAACGCCCTGGTCGTTCGCGTGTCCAAGTTGCCACGCCGATGACCGGCGTCATCACGCATGTTCACGCGGTGCAAGGCGAAGCGGTCGAGCCGGGAAGCCTGTTGTTTCAGATTCGTTTGACGCACGAAGACCTCGTCAACGCACAAACCGACTTCGTCCGCACGCTCGGCGAACTGGATGTCGAGAATCGCGAGATCGCTCGTCTGGAGCAAGTCACCCGAAGTGGTGCGGTCGCGGGTAAGGTTCTGCTGGAGCGGCAATACTCGCGCGACAAGCTGAACGCGAATCTAGGTGCCCAGCGGGAAGCATTGCGTTTGCACGGACTGTCGGACGATCAAGTGAATCAAATCGAACGCGAGCGACGGCTGCTGCGTGAGTTGCAGGTTTTCACACCGAGCGTGGACAGTCACGGTGAAGCCGAGTTGCGATTGACCCAGCGATTCGTCCAGGCGAGTTTCGTTCTGGAAGACAAGCCCCAGCACACTGACTCTCAGCATACCGGCCCGTTGATCCTGCAAGACTTGTCCGTTCACAAGGGACAGTCCGTTAATGCGGGCGAAACGCTCTGCATCCTAACCGACTACGACGAGTTGTTCATCGAAGGTCTCGCGTTCGAGCAAGACATTCGACAGCTTCGAGGTGCCTCACAAAACGGTTGGAAGGTCGATGCGATCATCGAACAACCGGGTTCCGAATCCCGCGTGATCGAAGGCTTGGAAATCGCGTATCTGGCCAACCAAGTGGACGCCACGACGCGCACATTGAACTTCTACGTTCGGCTTCCAAACGAAGTTGCGAAGGATCGTCGTAACGACGGCAACCGCTACGTCGAATGGCGTTACGTCCCCGGTCAACGGATGCAGTTGCGAGTACCAGTCCAAGAAATGCCGGAACAAATCGTGGTGCCTGTCGAGGCAGTGGCGAGCGAAGGAGCGGAAACCTTCGTGTTCCAGCAGAACGGCAGTCACTTCGACCGCGTGCCGGTTCATGTGAAGTATCGCGATCAGTATTCCGCCGTGATCGACAACGACGGTTCGCTGTTCCCTGGTGACGTCATCGCCATGCGTGGCGCTCATCAAATGCAAATGGCTCTCAAAAACAAGTCTGGCGGTGGAGTTGATCCACACGCAGGCCACAACCACTAA
- a CDS encoding efflux RND transporter permease subunit yields the protein MLNSIIRFALKQRMLVIAVALFLVGFGTWQAMQAPIDVFPDLNRPRVVIMTEAPGLAPEEVETLITFPIETAVNGANGVQAVRSSSGVGISVVYVEFDWNTDIYNDRQIVAERLQLVQERMPKGVKPTLAPISSIMGQILMLGMWSDDGATEPLELRTLGDWVVRQRLLTIPGVSQVFTMGGGRKQFQVLVDPDAMLRFGIALHEVKQAVQNSNDNATGGYLDEQGPNELLVRGLGRVQSIEDLQKVVVTMKEGRPISLGQIARVVEGAQVKRGDSSAWVRDEDRNYSGGPAVILTINKQPGADTRRVTDDVMAAIDELRPSLPGDLRIEPLYTQKSFIDRAIENVAEALRDGGILVVIILFLFLMNVRTTFITLTAIPLSLVMTAIVFSIFDLSINTMTLGGLAVAIGELVDDAIVDVENIYRRLKENRASDNPKHPLLVVFRASIEIRNSIVFGTMIVILVFLPLFALSGMEGRLFAPLGVAYIVSILSSLLVSLTVTPVLSYWLLGSQKLKGHEKDGFVLRGIKWVGDKVIRFSLTVPRFNLAVTAVLVVLSGMFLMSLERDFLPPFNEGAVQLNVVLPPGTSLATSNDISSRVETRLREIEDIEGFIRRTGRAELDEHAEGVNMSEFILELDPESPRSREEQLEEIREAMADIPGIVTAVEQPIAHLISHMISGVKAQIGIKIYGDDLDLLRRKAGEMEAVMKTVSGTKDVLVEPQVIIPQLRIELDRDKLLLYGLSAVEVNEFIQTALNGQVVSEILIGQRTFDLMLRLDEDYRENLQTLKRLTIDLADGGKVPLESVANIYQSGGPNTINREDVRRRIVLQCNVSERGVVDVVEDIQKKFQPIVESLPPGYFVQYSGQFESQQSASRVIGILFAVSLVGVFLVLYTMFRSVNLSLQVMMALPMAFIGSVIALVVTGQTLTVAAMVGFISLAGIASRNGILLINHYLHLVQHEGEDWTKEMIVRAGLERLAPVLMTALTSGIGLVPLVMAAGEPGKEILYPVATVILGGLMSSTLLDFFVHPALFWLIGLKSAERVVNESKTDIPLFEESEDEESHLPLNHSRSRTTETSQPLSEPAT from the coding sequence ATGCTTAATTCAATCATTCGTTTTGCGTTGAAGCAACGCATGCTTGTCATCGCCGTTGCCCTGTTCCTGGTGGGATTCGGGACTTGGCAGGCGATGCAGGCTCCGATCGACGTCTTCCCCGACCTGAACCGGCCTCGCGTAGTCATCATGACCGAGGCACCGGGGTTGGCACCGGAGGAAGTCGAGACACTGATTACGTTTCCGATTGAAACGGCGGTCAATGGCGCGAATGGCGTTCAAGCCGTTCGCAGTTCGTCGGGCGTTGGTATCTCGGTCGTCTATGTCGAGTTCGATTGGAACACGGACATTTACAACGACCGTCAAATCGTTGCCGAGCGGTTGCAACTCGTTCAAGAACGGATGCCGAAAGGCGTAAAGCCAACGCTCGCACCGATCTCTTCGATCATGGGTCAAATCCTGATGTTGGGAATGTGGAGCGACGACGGTGCAACCGAACCCCTTGAACTGCGAACGCTCGGTGATTGGGTCGTGCGGCAGCGATTGCTGACCATCCCTGGCGTTTCGCAAGTCTTCACGATGGGCGGCGGACGCAAGCAGTTTCAAGTGTTGGTCGACCCCGATGCGATGTTGCGATTCGGAATTGCGTTACACGAGGTTAAGCAAGCCGTTCAGAACAGCAATGACAACGCCACGGGCGGCTACTTGGATGAACAAGGCCCGAACGAATTGCTAGTTCGCGGTCTGGGCCGTGTTCAGAGCATTGAAGACCTGCAAAAGGTCGTCGTCACGATGAAGGAAGGCCGCCCCATTTCGCTGGGCCAGATCGCTCGCGTCGTCGAAGGTGCGCAAGTCAAACGCGGCGACAGTTCAGCCTGGGTACGCGATGAGGACAGAAATTACAGCGGTGGCCCTGCGGTCATTCTTACGATCAACAAGCAACCGGGAGCCGACACGCGGCGAGTGACCGACGATGTGATGGCGGCAATTGATGAGTTGCGGCCTTCTTTGCCGGGTGACCTACGCATCGAACCGCTCTACACGCAAAAGTCATTCATCGACCGAGCGATCGAGAACGTTGCCGAGGCACTTCGTGACGGCGGCATCTTGGTCGTCATTATCTTGTTCCTGTTCCTGATGAACGTCCGCACGACATTCATCACGCTGACCGCGATTCCGTTGTCGCTGGTAATGACCGCGATCGTGTTTTCAATCTTCGATTTGTCGATCAACACGATGACGCTGGGTGGTTTGGCCGTTGCGATCGGTGAACTGGTCGACGACGCGATCGTCGATGTGGAAAACATCTATCGCCGATTGAAGGAAAATCGGGCCAGCGATAACCCCAAGCATCCCTTGCTGGTCGTATTCCGTGCCAGTATCGAGATTCGCAATTCAATCGTATTCGGCACGATGATCGTGATCCTCGTATTTCTACCGCTGTTCGCGCTCTCGGGCATGGAAGGACGTTTGTTTGCTCCGCTGGGTGTCGCCTACATCGTTTCGATACTTTCGTCGTTACTTGTGTCGCTGACCGTCACACCCGTGCTGTCCTATTGGTTGCTCGGTAGCCAAAAGCTTAAGGGGCACGAGAAAGACGGATTCGTCCTGCGAGGCATCAAATGGGTTGGCGACAAAGTCATCCGCTTCAGCCTGACGGTTCCGCGATTCAATCTAGCCGTCACAGCGGTACTAGTCGTTTTGTCCGGAATGTTCCTGATGAGTCTCGAACGCGACTTCCTGCCGCCATTTAATGAAGGTGCGGTTCAACTAAACGTCGTGTTGCCGCCGGGCACTTCACTGGCTACTTCCAACGACATTTCTAGCCGCGTCGAAACTCGATTGCGAGAGATTGAAGACATCGAAGGATTCATTCGACGTACCGGCCGCGCCGAGTTAGACGAACACGCCGAGGGCGTGAATATGAGCGAGTTCATCTTGGAACTCGATCCCGAATCGCCGCGATCCCGCGAAGAACAGCTCGAAGAAATTCGCGAGGCGATGGCCGACATTCCCGGCATCGTCACTGCGGTCGAGCAACCAATCGCTCACTTGATCTCGCACATGATCTCCGGTGTGAAGGCTCAAATTGGAATCAAAATCTATGGCGACGATCTCGATCTGTTGCGTCGCAAAGCGGGCGAGATGGAAGCGGTAATGAAGACGGTGTCCGGAACGAAGGATGTGCTGGTCGAACCCCAAGTCATCATTCCGCAATTACGGATCGAACTCGACCGCGACAAGCTATTGCTTTACGGACTCAGTGCCGTCGAAGTCAACGAGTTCATCCAAACGGCCCTCAACGGACAAGTCGTTTCCGAAATCTTGATCGGCCAACGCACGTTCGATTTGATGCTGCGTCTCGATGAAGATTACCGCGAGAACCTGCAAACTCTAAAGCGGCTGACGATTGACCTCGCCGACGGTGGGAAAGTGCCGTTGGAATCGGTCGCGAACATCTACCAATCAGGCGGCCCAAACACAATTAACCGCGAAGATGTTCGTCGCCGAATTGTGTTGCAGTGCAACGTCTCCGAGCGAGGCGTGGTTGACGTGGTGGAAGACATTCAAAAGAAATTCCAACCCATTGTCGAGTCGTTGCCGCCGGGATACTTCGTTCAGTACAGCGGACAATTTGAAAGCCAGCAATCGGCATCGCGAGTCATCGGCATCCTGTTCGCCGTCTCGCTAGTGGGCGTGTTCCTGGTTCTGTACACGATGTTCCGCAGCGTCAACCTCTCGCTGCAAGTGATGATGGCCCTGCCAATGGCGTTCATCGGTTCGGTGATCGCGTTGGTCGTCACTGGCCAAACGCTGACCGTTGCCGCAATGGTCGGCTTCATCTCGCTTGCCGGAATCGCATCGCGAAACGGAATCTTGCTGATCAACCACTATTTGCACTTGGTCCAGCACGAAGGCGAAGACTGGACAAAAGAAATGATCGTTCGGGCGGGTCTGGAACGACTCGCTCCCGTGCTGATGACGGCTCTGACCTCCGGCATCGGCTTGGTCCCATTGGTCATGGCGGCTGGCGAACCAGGTAAGGAAATCTTGTACCCGGTCGCGACCGTGATTCTCGGCGGACTGATGAGTTCGACTCTCCTCGACTTCTTCGTTCACCCGGCGTTGTTCTGGCTGATCGGACTGAAATCGGCTGAACGAGTTGTCAACGAATCGAAGACCGACATTCCTTTGTTTGAAGAGTCCGAAGACGAGGAATCTCACCTACCACTCAACCACTCTCGGTCAAGGACGACAGAGACTTCCCAACCCCTTTCCGAACCCGCAACCTAA